gtataatttaaaacatgtatattatgtaaactaactaatgtaatcattatgaataaaaaaccaagaatgaatttggtttttatactaaaattttgaaaatatacaatcaaaattaattagttatcaaattttcatgatctctaccactcatcttgttcatatatatagatagtAACGTACGTACGTACACACATATATCAACcatttgcctatatatataaatttgacaggggaatatattttcaataagtataaataacaataacttttaattatcTACTCTTTTTGTTGGTATACTAATTGTTTATTATGATCAACCACAAGTCTTCAATATTActctaaattatgtatttacataatgtactgcataatatatcatcactgcATAGTATCTGccaacaaaaaaagtatttaccaacaaatgcaattttcctaaaaaattatcattcattatataacaatattattagtccACGGTAAATATTGTCccatgtaaaagcaatttagagcaaTATAGgtactatgtttaaaatttttatcttttacttcattcattctttcttcttctttttttatttttttgcactttATGTATGAAAAAGAAGTAACTTCTGCCTGGAGAAatagttagagagagagagagatctatgggaagaggagagaccagagttagtgacagtgagggtgtgaggagagaaaaagcaaatggaagagagaaaaagtgagaaaacttACTATGAAAGAGAGAAGAcaccaaaaaattatgtttcccaCAGCTATAGACgaatataatatttatagaaGATGCAccgtgtgagagagagattgttttccaaaatttttttttggaaaacaacttatagaaaataagccttatttttattagggttttccgttgaccaaagatagttttccattgaccaagttttttttgtgctaccaaacactgaaaaatgtggAACACTATCTTTACAGAAGGTTTTCCagtgaaacaaacagagcatcaaaatcaaaatcagattttccaactcctccaggttgaaaCACTCTCAacactcatctctctctcttataaatTTGCCTTTTCTAAGTGTTCTCCGTTCTCTCTGCTCTCTTGTCTCTCTAGTGATTTCAAAGTCTCTCACTTTGTTTCcactttgtttttcaaaatctcATATCAGACTCGGCTTCCTAGTCTCAGATCAGGTaaaatttcttcctttttaatCCCTCTTTTTTCAGTATTTTGTGCTTGTGATATGGGTTTATCATTTtgttcaaatgttttttttttttataagtaataagaaTCATATGAAAAGCAACTTAAGGGGTCTTGTTCAAATGATTTAAAACTTAAAGATTAGGGACCAAAACTAACCAAGAGATTGGATTCAAAAatgaaaccctaattttttttttatttgatttgttggTCAAAGACTTGATTTATCACTTTTCAAAGATGGAACCCCTAATTTGAGTATGTTTGTTTGTGTTATCATTTTTCGAAGACTTGAGTTATTACTTTTCTGAGTGCTTTGAGTATGTTTGTTTATTATCGTGTATACTCTTTACAGATAGACATTATAGttagtttgatttattattttagtgCTCTGGCCTCTGAGTGTGATTTGTATCTACCCtgttttatttatagtttttttttttttttatgatcaaTATACTTGTATCTTCACTGTAAAAAAAGAACGTGAACCCCTATTTTAACAAAATGaaatccaaacacatttttattttcttatctgCCTGTTTTAttccttgttttgttttttttttttttctatgatcaATATACTTATAtcttcattataaaaaaaaagaaaaaaaaaagaaaaaaagaagatgaaccCCTATTTTTGAAAGATGAAATCCAAACACAATCTTATTTTCTTATCTGATTGTATTTTATTGCTCATTTGTTTGATTCATTTTGCTTTCCTaacttaaaaatttgaaatcctAATTTTATACAGGAGTTGAAAGTTGTTCAAGTAGGCTTTTTGCTTCCTTTTCAAAGTTGAATCCCTAATAACTAAGAGATCTCTGAGGtatcatttctttctcttttaagaGGTCAACTACAATGATCTTTCTAaggattagtttttttttatggttgtttGCTAATGCATAAATTTGATGTCTTTAGGTTATGGAACCCCCTAGTGATGCACCCTCTTCCCAAGCTGAACCTGTTGCCCAAGCTGAACCTATTGCTACTCCAACTAATACTGAGGTTCCCCCACTTCCACTTAAAGGTAAAGGCAAGGTGTGTAGTAATAGGAAAAAGTCTATTGCTTGGGgccattttgaaaaagtagataTGGGTGACGGTCATTTTAAGGCCATTTGCAATTACTGTAAAAAAACTTATCTAGCTGATAGTAAGGGGTATGGTACTGCTAATTTATTGAATCATACGTCAGTTTGTGTTAAGAACCCTAATAGAGATACCCTTAAAGGGCAACAAACCTTAGCGTTTGAACCCAAAATGGATGGGGAGGAAGAGTTTCAGCTTGTACCAACAGCCTTTACTGTTGAGGCTTCTAGAAAGGCACTCGCTGAAATTGTTATAATAGATGAGTTGCCTTTTAGGTTTGTTGAAGGGTATAAGTTTCAAAGATATTCGACAACCTTACAACCTAAGTTGCGAATTAGGGATATCCTATCTAGGGATGTAATTGGCATTTAtggtgttgagagagagaaactaaagGGGGCTTTGAAGGGTCGTAGGGTGTGTCTTACTACGAACACATGGACTAGTATTCAAAATCTGAATTATGTCCCTTACGGGTTATTTTATTGATGATGATTGGAAGCTGCATAAGAGAATTTTGAATCTTTGTCAAGTTGAAGACCATAAGGGGGAGACTATAGGTAGAAAGATTGAGATGTCTTTGCGTGAGTGGGGTATTAATGGCATATTCACTTTAACAGTGGACAATGCTAGCTCAAATGGTGCCACCATTAAGTTTCTGCAAACTGTAACTAAAGATTGGGAGGGGACTGTTTTAGAACATGAGTTCCTACACATGAGGTGTTGTGCACATATCCTAAATCTGATTGTGGGGGATGGTATGAGAGAAATTGATGCATCCATTGCTAAGATGCGTGAAGCTGTGAGGTATGTGAAGTCCTCACCAAATAGGAATCAAACTTTTATGGGTTTTGTGGAGAGACTAGGTATTGAGTCTAAGTCTAGATGTGCCAACTAGGTGGAACTCTATCAACCTCATGTTAGAAACCGCACAAAAATTTCAGAAAGTGTTCATACGAATGGACTTTGAGGATGAAAGTTATTCTTCATACTTTATGAACAAGGAGAATAGTGGTGGTATGGGATCTCCTAGTGGTACTGATTTCCAAAATTGTAGGATATTTGTGGGTTTTTTGAAGCTTTTTTACAATGCAACTAAAAAGTTTTCTGGTTCATCATATGTTACTGCAAACACCTTTTTTGATGAGATGTTTGTCATTCAAGAGAATATTTCCCATTTAAGTAAATTTCAGAACCACCTCTTGAAAAACATGGCAACTAAAATGGAATCTAAGTTTGATAAGTATTGGGGGAATGGGGATAAAATTAATCATCTCTTGTATGTGGCTGTGGTTCTTGATCCAAGAAAGAAGTTGAGGTTTTTGAAGTTTTgtttttctgaaatttatgggAATGAAGTGGCTGATGTGATGGTTGAATTGGTGAGGGGTTCCTTGGTCAAGTTGTATGATTATTACTCTTGTGTTGATTCACCAAATGTAGAAGTACCAAGTGGGAGTGAGAGGACACACATAGAAGGTGAGTCAATTGGTTGTAGTAATCCATATGCGATGGTTAATTCTAGGTTTGACCGTTTCTTGGAGGCTGAGCAGTCCATAGGGTGTAGAAATGAGATTGACAAatatttggctgaaaattgtGAAAGTAGAAGGGGGGATGTGAAATTTGAGATATTGGGGTGGTGGAAGGCCAATTCAAATAGATATCAAGTGCTATCTAAATTGGCTAGGGATGTTCTGGCTGTACCTGTTTCTACTGTTGCTTCTGAGTCTACGTTTAGTACCGGAAGACGCATACTTGATCCATTTCGGAGTTCACTTTCTCCACTCATGGTTCAAAATCTTGTTTGTGCACAAGATTGGCTTCAAGCCTTGGTTCCAATTTCATTTCGCAAATCAAAGGATGAGGTAGAGGCCTTGGAAGATGAATTTCATGATTTAGGTAATATGTTAACTTTCAAACTTTTTGTTTATTAAGTGCTATTAAATATGTCTTACGCAAATGAATTTAAATCTAATAGccttcatttctttctcttttctagTTATACGTCAAGCAGCAGCAGGTGGTGGAAGTTCAAGCTCAAGCAAAGGTACCTCAATTAATCTTGATGATTAATCACTAATTGGGTAAGTTTATGCCTTACTGTTATTTCTATTGAGTTTGGTTCTGCCCTCTCTATTGTTTTTGGTTATTACTATTCTGTATTGTATTTCTATTGATAAATATCTTTTTGCCCATTTTTGTGTAGGAGGAAGGACACATTTTTTATAGGAGGCAGATTTTTGGATACATTTTGGAAGTTATTTTGGACTGCTTTTCaaacttattatttataaatcaaCTCTTGCTTATAGGAAAGAAATCGTATTAAGTttataggttttcttttctataagtCATGGACTTATCACTTAACTAGAGAGTAGTTGCTCTTTAATACTTTAGAAAagctattttttggaaatacttaGGTATTTCATGATTGTAACTAATTATAATTAGCTACTGCCTTTAGTTAGTTTACTGCCTTGCTCACTTGCAGTAACTATCTGCCTTCTTTGACTCTATGGAAATATTGCAAGATGCTCTTATTATCTTTTATTAACAAACTTGTGGTGTGGTATGGCTGTGATTGATTTTATTTGTTAGAATTTGTTTGCTAGCTTGTGTAAGTTGTGTTACATGTATGGAATGGGTGGCACAACTTGGCATGTTTAATAGGTTGAGATGTGCTTTTGTGGTTATTGGACTtttcttgaattgtttttggatttttaaggtACTGCCCAGGTTTTAAGTTGTGTGGTTTTAACAAGTGGTTAGAAAGTGATATtatgtatgtttttatttaCTGCCCAAGTTAGTGATGTTATGTGTGTTTTTATGTGCTTGCTAATTGCCCAGGTTTTTACTTGTTATTTACAGTATATGTTACCATTATATGTGAGCTAGAAACATTAAGTTTGGACTGATAAAGTTGTGTAATGGCATAAAAGCTGAGCTTGAAGgcccaaaatgaaataaaggaTGTGGAAAGCCcatataatatgatatatatacatggttaaaaaatatataaatttttgttaaaagtaaGCCCATTATTTTGGGCCCAAAAGCCCTGTCAAAAAtggagtttaaaaaaaaaaaatcagtcaaATTCTCAAAATTAACCCAAATTGAAGCCCAGCCCAATTCGAAGCCCAAACCCGCCTACCCGAAGAATCCGACCCGTTCAACCGATGATCCGACCCACCGGGTCTGACCTATATATCGGGTCAGTTGCGGGTCACATTCTTGATAACTCAACCCAGTCGGGTCGAGTCCGGGTCAGGcccaaacccgacccgacccgacctgtGGACAGCCCTAGCTGTAGGATATTTtatgcggtggtaacagctttccctttagatatttcataatttCCTTTTGTCCTATACCTTGGTGGTGCATATCCTTATCAACAGAGTCCTATGGGATGTTGCCTCTAGATGGCAGATAACACATTCCGACCTCTGCTTAGCTGATCCAAGGAGATATTCTTCCTCGGACCAACTTCTCGGATAAGCACAATCAGACTTTGCTTCTCTATAAACTAACATGGATGCTTAATAAGATGTTTACCCATCTTCTGATTGCTTAATGTCCTTGGAATATGCATATAAATATGTACTTCTGGACCCATCTCCCCCATAgtatctatatgtatgcatgaatgcatgtgttacatgatttaaaaaaaaaaaaatttttgattaattatttatatttttataataattttttttaaaattttaaatgcatccatgcatttgcatggagttacatgctagtctatataataataataataataataataataataataataataataataataataataatatgtaaagcagagagaaaattcaattaaatttcaaattgaaatttaattagagtctaattctgcgccatgtgtctcatctaatctaaattttagaattttgtgccaagtgagttaatttagtgtaaaaattgaatttcaaataaagtttaattttgcgccacgtgtcccatctaatcaaaatttttaaatttttataccaaattagttaatttagtgtagaaaaagaggagtccaatataataaaccataaaaaaaaatcatataactaaaaaaaaattcaaatttataagtcatatatatatatatatatatatatatatatattaataggtaaaatttagagaaaattgaattagaatttgaaattataatccaattttgtgctatgtgtctaaatttatatgGGAATTACACCATACTTATCCACTTAATCTTATGCCATGtatctacttaagttttttaatctttgtgtcaattgagttaatgagtgcaaaatactaagaatcttatataaatgaactataaaattaaaaaaaaaaatcacatatactcaataaaaattaccacatgtttctcaaaaaataaataaaataaaaattaccacatgttctatcttattaaaaattagaaaaaaaaaatgatcataagtagtgtaaggaccaaaaatcacgTAAAAGacttaacaacaacaataacagcGTTTTATGACTAAAGGTCCTAAAACAACGAATTTGTAGAGAAGGTAGCAACAACAAAGTTTTTGACGTCCTTACAAttattggcgccgtctgtggggacaATAAAGTGGAGCGTTCTGGTTTAAAGGTGAATGGCGGAGGAAAATTAGGAAAGGGAAGAATCAGTAGGTTCACAAAGGAGAAACCTAACCATAAATATGCAACGGGGAGTTGCAAAGAAACACACCCCAAGTGTGGTGGTGGAATCGTATCGTAGTGATCAAGTGGCTGGGCAACGATCACCGACTGAGAGGCAAATGTCTCGTGATGATGTGTTGCAGCAAATGCAGTCCGAGATAGATTATCTGTGCAAGCGCTTAGATCGTAAGAAGCGTGGTAGGAAGAGCCCGTCTTACTCTTCCAGTGATAGCTCTGAGGAAAAACATGGAGGAAAGGAACCTTCAGCATTTGAGTCTCTTCACAGTGAGGCCCGTTTGAGTACTTCTTTGGGTGCTAGGACAAAGAGGCGGGAGGAGACGCAAGGTGAAAATGGGGCATACCAAGATGAGGGGaatgatgcaatgggtaaagctTTGAGGCAAATTTCTAAATCCCCTTTCGTGGCCAGGATAAATGAGGCAAAACTCCCTCACAGATTTTCTCAACctatatttactatttataatgGAAGGACTGATCCTGTAGAACACGTCAGTCATTTTAATCAAAAGATGGCAGTCTATTCGAATAATGAAGCGTTGATGTGCAGAGTGTTTCCTTCCAGTCTGGGACCAGTGGCCATGTGGTGGTCTGATGCTTTGGCGGAAGGTTCCCTAAAGTCCTTTGAAGAGTTGACAAGGGCATTCGGGGCTCGGTTTATAACTTGTAGTAGGATCCCAAAACCCTTGGATGCATTACtgtctatggccatgagggaaggagaaacgCTCAAAACTTATTCTGATCAATATTGggaaatgtataatgaaattgacgGAGATGTTGAAAATGTGGCTGTAAGAACTTTTAAGGTGGGGCTCCCCACGGAGCATGgattgaggaagtccttgacaatGAAGGCAGCTGTAGACATGCGCTAGCTTATGGACCGTACAAATATAAACGGGTGGAGGAAGACCATAttcaaagcaaaggaaaagcGAAGTTATATCCGGGGAAGAAAGATCTTCGGGGAATGGGGTATCAAGGTAGTCGGCCTAGGCGAGACTTTCCAAGTCGTCCATTGCCAGTTGAAACTCCTTTGGTTAATTCACTGTTCAAGGAGCCTATACATCACATATTGGAGAAAATTCGAAATGAACCATACTTTAGACCACCTAACAAGATGAGTGGAAATGCATCTACGAGGAATCAAAATCTTTATTGTCATTATCATCAAGACAAGGGACATACCACAGAAGAGTGTCAGATGTTGCGTGACCGTTTGAACCAATTAGCCAAGGCGGGAAAGATCAATCATTTCTTGTCTAGGCCGGACGGGCAGGTGGGGCATCAAGGTACGTGAATGTATTGTGGAAAAATTCCTCGGCCAGCTTTAGGCACCATTAACGTTATTTTGGCGTAGCCGAGAAGAGAAGTTGAGGATCCTTCTCAGATCATATCCGTGCATAGTAGTTTTGGAAACGAAGACATGGAGGGAAACAACCAACTGGCTAAAAGAATGAGGTTCTCGGCGACGCCAGTATTGGGTTTTTCTGAGGAAGATAAGGAGGGAACGTATCAGCCCCATGATGATGCATTGGTAGTAACTATTTGTATCGGGGGATATGACGTGAAACGAGTCTTGGTagatgatggaagtggtgcaGAAATTATGTATCCCGACTTGTTTAATGGTTTAAAGTTGAAAGAAGAGGATTTGGAGAAGTATGATTCCCCGTTAGTAGGTTTTGATGGGAAACAGGTGATTTCGTAGGGGATGATTAGGCTGCCTGTACAGGTTGAGGATACAGAGGTCCAGGTTAACTTTATAGTAGTCAGGGCGTATTCACCTTACACGGCCATTTTGGCTAGGCCTTGGCTCTATGCAATGGGGGCAGTTTCTTCGAATTTGCACGTAATGGTGAAATATCCTATCTAAGGAAGGGTGGGGATATTACacggcagccaatcggtagccaggcagtgtCTGATGTCTGCAAGTATTAGAACAGGGCAAGGTTCATCAACCGGGGTGACTCCGAAAGTGTTATAGTAATTAAAGAAACCTGCTCGGGGGATAGATGTTGATGATAATGGAGGTTCCGCTGAAGAACTGGACAAGATATTTATAGGAGAAGGTAAGgagaaatattttcaggtgggaTCCCAATTACCAATACCGGAAAGGGAGGAGTTAGTTAAGTTCTTAAAggataacattgatgtttttgcatggacggCCTATGACGTCCCGGGAATTGATCCAGAATTCAtctgtcatcatttgaatgttagTCCCAACGCAAAGCCTCGTAAGCAACCTCCTCGATGTGCGTTCCAAGAGCATGCCGAAGCAGTTAAAGAGGAGGTTAATAAGTTAAAGCAAGCGGGGGCAATCAAGGAAATCTATTATCCTGAGTGGCTTGCCAACActgttgtggttaaaaagaagagtggagagtttgtgtcgatttcactgatctgaacaaggcatgTCCAAAGGATCCTTTCCCTATTCCAAGaattgatcagttggtggatgcaactgttgGACATCcacggatgagtttcttggatgcTTTTCAGGGTTATCATCAGATACCTGTGTCATTGGGTGATTAGGAGAAGACAACTTTTCGTGCTCCTAATGGCAATTACCATTATcgagtaatgccctttggtcttaAGAATGCAGGTTCCACCTATCAAAGGAtggtgactagaatgtttgagttGCAGTTGGGGCGTAATATGGAAGCATACATTGATGGCATGGTGGTTAAAAGTAAGGAAGTAGGAGACCATTTGAGGGACTTACACAAAACCTTCTCAGTCCTTAGGAGGTATAAATTGCGTTTGAATACTTCCAAGTGCTCCTTTGGAGTAAGTTCGGGAAAGTTCCTCGAGTATATGATAACGCATCAGGGAATAGAAGTTAATCCTGATCAAATCAAGGCTATCTTAGGGTTGCAtcctcctcggaatcctaagGAGGTACAAAAGCTAACTGGAATGTTTGCAGCCTTGAATTGGTTAATATCACGATCTGCGGACAGGTGCCGACCTTTTTATCGCCTTTTGCATAAATGGAAAGATTTCCAGTGGACAGATGAGTGTAATTTGGCTTTTAAGGATTTGAAGCAATATTTGGCGAATTTGCCAATACTATCACGGCCGAAGAAGGAAGAGGTGTTGTATGCCTATTTAGCAGTCACGGACTATGCTGTAAGTCTTGTCCTAGTACGGAATGATGATGGAGTTCAAAAACTGGTATATTATATTAGTAAATCCTTGCAAGAGGCCGAGCGGCGATATTTACCTTTGGAAAAGGCTCTTCTAGCCGTCGTACATGCAACAAGGAAGCTTCCCTATTATTTTCAAGCCTATACGATAGTAGTACTTACCCAATTGCCTTTGTAGGCTATCATGAGGAGATCTGATTACACTAATTGCGtggctaagtggggaactaAGCTTGGAGCTTATGATGTTAAGTATATGCCCCGGACGGCTATTAAAGGACAGGTTCTTGCCGATTTCGTGGTTGAATTCATGGAAAGTGGCATTAAGCAAGAAGATGTTATGCTAGCCGTAATGTCTATTGGGCTTGGGAATGTCCTTCTTTGGGAAGTTTATACGAATGGGGCATCTAATCGAAAGGGAGCCGAGATTGGAATTGTTCTAATTACCCCTGAGAAGTTAGTTATGGAAAAGTCACTACGGCTAGGATTTgtagccactaataatgaggccgagtatgaagctctcTTGGCAAGCGCTCAAATGGTTAGGCATTTGGGAGGAGAAGTAGTGGAATTGTATTGTGATTCTAGATTAGTTGTCGGGCAAGTTAATGGAGAGTTTGAGGCAAGGgatgaaagaatgaaaaaataccTCGAACGAGTCAAAGATGTGTTAGGTCTGTTTAAGAGCTTTAAAGTATGACAAATTCCGAGAGGGCATAACACTCATGCCGACTCGTTGGTCATGTTAGCCACATCCTTGGGCTTAAAGTTACCACGGACGGTAATGGTAGAGGACTTGTTAACTTCTAGCCTTACTGGCATCCCGGCAGTCGGGGTTCACAGCATTCACGTTGGCCCGAGCTGGATGGATCCGATTGTGACCTTCTTACAGTATGGTGTGTTACCCGAAGATAAAGTGGAAGCCGAGAAGGTACGGAGAAGTGCCCCCTGATATTGGCTTTTTGGGGAGCATaagttgtacaaacgttcctacTTGGGGCCAAATCTGCTCTGCGTACATCCTAAAGCTGTTGAGCCTTTattggaagagttacatgaaggaATATGTGGAAGTCATACGGGGGAAGATCGTTAGCCCACAGAGCCATgactcaagggtattggtggccaaatatgcagaagGCCTCCCAGGAGTATGCAaggaagtgtgaccaatgttaAAGGTTTGCACCAAACATTCACCAACCAGGGGGAGTCTTGAATCCATTATCTAGCCTATGGCCTTTTGCTAAGTGGGGCTTGGATATCGTCGGACGTTTTCCTCGGGCAATTGGTAATAGAAGATGGCTCCTTGTTGGCACGGATCATTTtactaagtgggtggaagccgaaCCATTATCTAATATCAGGGATGCAGATGctaagaagtttatttggaagaatatcgtAACTCGCTTTGGAGTCCCGCATACTTTGATTTCTGATAATggacttcaatttgatagtaaggcttttCGTAGGTATTGTGCTGATatgggaataagaaatggatattcAACACCGGCCTGCCCTCAAGAAAATGGTCAAGCTGAGGCTGCAAATAAAGTCATTCTGGCAGGACTAAAGAAGCGATTAGACGATGCTAAAggaagatgggtagaagagttgTCTCATGTGTTGTGGACTTATCGTACTACGCCCCGAAGATCAACAGGcgagacacccttttcaatgacatATGGAATGGAGGCGGTACATCCTGAAGCTGTTGAGCCTTTattggaagagttacatgaaggaATATGTGGAAGTCATACGAGGGAAGATCGTTAGCCCACAGAGCCATgactcaagggtattggtggccaaatatgcagaagGCCTCCCAAGAGTATGCAaggaagtgtgaccaatgttaAAGGTTTGCACCAAACATTCACCAACCAGGGGGAGTCTTGAATCCATTATCTAGCCTATGGCCTTTTGCTAAGTGGGGCTTGGATATCGTCGGACCTTTTCCTCGGGCAATTGGTAATAGAAGATGGCTCCTTGTTGGCACggattattttactaagtgggtggaagccgaaCCATTATCTAATATCAGGGATGCAGATGctaagaagtttatttggaagaatatcgtA
This genomic stretch from Castanea sativa cultivar Marrone di Chiusa Pesio chromosome 9, ASM4071231v1 harbors:
- the LOC142608764 gene encoding uncharacterized protein LOC142608764; translated protein: MEGNNQLAKRMRFSATPVLGFSEEDKEGTYQPHDDALVVTICIGGYDVKRVLVDDGSGAEIMYPDLFNGLKLKEEDLEKYDSPLVGFDGKQKPARGIDVDDNGGSAEELDKIFIGEGKEKYFQVGSQLPIPEREELVKFLKDNIDVFAWTAYDVPGIDPEFICHHLNVSPNAKPRKQPPRCAFQEHAEAVKEEVNKLKQAGAIKEIYYPEWLANTVVEKTTFRAPNGNYHYRVMPFGLKNAGSTYQRMVTRMFELQLGRNMEAYIDGMVVKSKEVGDHLRDLHKTFSVLRRYKLRLNTSKCSFGVSSGKFLEYMITHQGIEVNPDQIKAILGLHPPRNPKEVQKLTGMFAALNWLISRSADRCRPFYRLLHKWKDFQWTDECNLAFKDLKQYLANLPILSRPKKEEVLYAYLAVTDYAVSLVLVRNDDGVQKLAIMRRSDYTNCVAKWGTKLGAYDVKYMPRTAIKGQVLADFVVEFMESGIKQEDVMLAVMSIGLGNVLLWEVYTNGASNRKGAEIGIVLITPEKLVMEKSLRLGFVATNNEAEYEALLASAQMVRHLGGEVVELYCDSRLVVGQVNGEFEARDERMKKYLERVKDVLGLFKSFKV